The Clostridia bacterium genome contains the following window.
TGCCGCACCGCGTTCGGCGGGGATTTCTACGCCCTTGCCGAGGCCTATTTCGCCGAGGTGGCCCGCTTCGCCTCTCGTGCGGACGTGTCCATCGTGGGGCACTTCGACCTCATCGCCAAGTTCAACGAGGGCGGCGCGTTGTTTGACGAAACGCACCCCCGCTACCTTGCGGCCGCCGAGCGCTCTGTCGACCTGCTCGCCGCGGCGGGTAAAACCTTCGAAATCAACACGGGCGCCATGGCGCGCGGCTTGCGCACCGTTCCCTATCCCAACGCGCCCTTGCTCGCCTATATCCGCCGCATCGGCGCGCCCCTCGTCCTTTCGAGCGACGCCCACGCCCCCGCCTTTATCGCCTTCGCCTTCGACCGCTTCCCCGACCTATAAACAAAGAATAATCAAAAAAGTCCATCAGCTTACCCGATGGACGATTTTTTCCGAAACGCGTTACGAGGCCCGCCGTTGCTCGGCTCCGTCGTGGGAAATGCGCTTGTTTTTGTACAGCATTTCGTCGGCCTGGTCGATATAGGATGAGAGGGACAGTTTCGCGTTTTCACAGCGGGCGTAACCCGCCGAGATGGATACGGTGTATGGTTTTCCACTCGTTTTGCACGCTTCGTCGATGGCGGTATCTTGACGGGCACCCGATCGGAGAGCGCCGCCTTTCTTTGTAAGTCAAGCCGCTATAGCGCCCGCTTCTAGCGGGAACGAGGCTCTTTTTGTCGTCCTAATCGTTCGTTTTCTCGCGCGTGACGCGGACGCTTATTTCGGGCGTACCGTACGCGGGATTAAACAATTTCGCCACGTTGGTTTCGTACCACGCCTTGATTTCCTCGTCCGACAGTTCGCACACGTCCCCTTTCGTTTGAATGACAATCTCGATCGTTTGTTTTTCCATACTTCGTTCTCCTTTTCTCTGCGACCACGCGAACGTCCATTCTCCCAAATGGCATCTATATTATATATAGATGATTGCCCCGTTCCTTGCGTTCGGTTGCAATGTCGCGCAAGCATTATGCAAAACCTCGTGCTTACGCGTTCGCTTCTTCTATCATACCCCAACCTCTCCCGAATGTCAATATTTCCTTCCCCACCGCCTCCACATTTCCCACCGAATCTATCAAATCATAATGGTATAAAGAATCGTCCGATAACCGAACGATTCTTTGGTGACCCCACCGAGGTTCGGACGAGGGTGGTCTATTGCTCGGAGCGTAGCGGTCTATTGCCCTTTAGGCGCAATGGCGCAACCGTCGTGTTCACGGCGGGCGCGGAGAGTTCGAACCGCTTGGGGCAATCAAAAAGCAGGCCATAAAGACCTGCTTTTTTGGGTGACCCCACCGAGGTTTGGACGAGGGTGGTCTATTGCCCAGAGCGTAGTGATGGCGCAACCGTCGTGTTCACGGCGGGCGCGGAGAGTTCGAACCGCTTGGGGGCAACAAAAAAGCAGGCCATAAAGACCTGCTTTTTGGTGACCCCACCGAGGTTCGAACTCGGGTGACCGCCGTGAAAGGGCGGTGTCTTAACCACTTGACCATGGGGCCTCGGGTGTTTGTACCCAATCGTACAAACTATAAGCGCGGCTCGAGGGCACACTTGTTTTCTTTGGTAGCGGCGGTCAGATTCGAACCAACGACCTGCCGGGTATGAACCGGCCGCTCTAACCAACTAAGCTACGCCGCCACATAATGCCTTTGTATTTTACCCTTTATTTGCCCTTTTGTCAACAAAAATTGCGCATATTTTTTTGAAAATGATTTCTTGCGTACCTTTGCGCGTTTCCATTCTCTTTGGGCTAAACTATATATAGTTTGTATGCGCACATAATGCAACCCCCGCAGCCATATTTATGCGCCGCCCGCAAACGCCCAAAAAAACGCTTGACTTTATCGTTGCGAGGGTATATAATGCAAACACCGAATATATGGAAGCATAGCCCAGCTGGTAGAGCGCTACCCTTACAAGGTAGATGTCACAGGTTCGAGCCCTGTTGTTTCCACCAACCACCAAAAACGCCCCGAAACGAGGCGTTTTTCTCATTTTTTGGACTTTTTTCACAATATTTTTGAATACTTTTGCTTATTTGTGTGACATAAATTGTGACATAAAATCATCGTTTTATTATGAGATAGTTTGATTCTATTAATTCAGATACAATCTCGTAGTATTTTTTCTCCGGGATTTTGCATTTTATTCCAGTTGCGAATGGGCAATTCCAACTTATATTTTTACAATTCCGATTCCTAATCCGTTTTGGTAGACATCCACCATTTTTAACTGTGTCGATAATGCAGCGCTTTACACTCATTAATTCATCGCGAGGGGAAACGGCCGCTGTGATACCCGCAATCATTGTTATTGGCGCAAAACCAAGTGTAATTGATAACGTAATGTCCAATGCAACACATGCGATAATAAAGGCAAAAGTTGTATACTTCCTAAAATATATTTTTTTCTTATTAATTTCTACGAGAGGTATATTGTCATGAGCTTTTGCGGAATCAGAATGAGAATAAACATTGGCATAAGGTGCCGGTTCTATGTTAATACCCATTTCTTGGCCATCGTCTTCTATACTCCTCCCTTTTACGGAGACAACTGTGGACGGTTTAGCCGCGTACTTAATTCTGATCATATTCCGCTTCCGCGCGACTCGTTTTCTGTAAATATAAGTTTTCCCCATGCGAGCACGAGCCCGTGAATGTAAGTTAACTCGCGAGAGTTTGCGACTACCGAGACCTCTATTAGTTACAGCAGGTATGCTTATAAATTCATTATAAAAGAATTTTATTGCATCTTCTTTCGACATGTATTGGACTAATTGCGTGATTATTTCCTCTCTTGTGCCTTGAAATTCCATGGCTATTCCTCCTAATCTAATAGTTTAATAATGGCATCTTTGTCGGATGCCCACATGTGGCCGTAGGTCTTGAGCACCTGTTCGGGCGTGTCGCCGATCAGGCTGGCGATTACCGTGTAATTGCCGCCAACGTGAATGCACATGGATACAAAAGAGTGCCGGAGTCCGTGTATTTTTATTGCTTTTACGCCGGCCGCGGCGGTGTATCGGGCGAACTTGCGGCGCACGGTTTCGGCCGGCAAGGGGCGCGCCCCGCCAAAGAGAAACGGCCCCTCCGGCGCCACCTTAGTGATATATTCATCGAGGGCGCGGCGGGCAGGATCCGCGAGAGGAATGGTGTGGTCGGTTTCGGTCTTATTGCTGGTCACCTTCCACGCGGCGTCGTCGGTGGTCTTGGTGGTCACCGTCTTATTGATGCGCAGAGAGGATCCATCGTAGTCCTCTGGGCGCAACGCGAACGCCTCGCCTTTGCGGATGCCGGTGTAGAATAGCAGCGTGAACAGGGCGCGATAGACGTCGTCATCCACGACGTCGATAAACTGCATAAACTCGTCGCGCTCCCAAAACTCGATTTTTGGGCCTGCGAGCGACTTTTGGACGGTGCGAGGCATTGTCACGCGGGCAAACGGATTACGCGCGTTGTAGCGCAAAGCCGCCCACGCAAAAAAGGTCTTGAAGCGCTTTTGAATGCGTAGCACATACCCACGCGCGTATAATTGCCCATTCGACTTGCGCCGCGCCAACATTCCGTCCTGCCACCTGTATAGATCTCCCTCGGTGATAGAATCGAGCGCCCGGCCTGCGAACGCGGGCAAAACAAAGTTGCGCATGGCGCCCTCGACCGTCACAAGCGAGGACTCTTTGGTGCTGGCGGTCAGGTAGGTTATATAGTCCCGATAGGCGTCATCGAATAGCACCCGCTTTTTTGCGACCTCAAGATTGGCCGGTTGCTCGGTACATTGCGTTGTGACGAACTGCCGATAGGCCTTCGCGGCGAGCTTTGGTGTCTCGTAGCCGCAAAGCGTTTTTTGGTGCTGCACCCCGCGCTCGTCCACCACGCGAAATACGACGTCGTAGACCTCGCCCTTCTTGGTAGTGCGCTTGCGCGTGGAGAACTTGGTAGATTTGATATAATACATACTGCCCCCGCAACGTGCATCTTTCGTTGAAAAATGCACGAAATCAATTAAAAATGTACAATATCAACCGAATATATGTACATTTGCGACCGAAAAATGCTAAAAAGCAATACCGTCTTTACAGTAGCGCTTTATCGATTTTTCCATAGCGTCGGGTATTTCGGTTAATAGTTCACGCAACTGTTCGACGGCCCTTTTGTATTCCTCAACGATGTATCTTTGATATAAGATCAAATCATCGGGCGTAAGGAGTTCGATATGATAATTGTGCGTGAGCCTTATAATTGGAGCAGTTGGAATGATTGACAAGAAATTCGATCCATCGCCCTTGCCAACTATAAAGACCTTTTTCGTCGTGAACTCTATACGGAGCACTTGATAGTAAAACCGCAAATCAAGGTGTTTTTCGTCGGCAAAAAACCTCAGGTATTCTGTATCTAATTTTGCCTCCTGTATTAGCGCGAATAATCTCTCTGCGTATTCGTATTGTAGGGCTGACATTTTGTTTTCAGGAAGTGGAAGTTGCGACCTCACCTGACTATCTTTTAGTAAATCAAAGAATGTCACCTCACTAAGGATGGTTAAATCCTGCCCGGCAAGGATATAAGCCTCTGCTTTCTTTTGTTTTGAACTCTTGGCACCTTTCAGTGAGGCATTGTACTCCGTATTGCCTAAAATCAAAAAATTGGTAGTTTTTGTCACGCCGTCCGCGTTGATGCCGCCGACATCGGCAACCAACTGCATCGCCTCTCGTCGAGGGATAGATAAGGCTCCAGTGAAAACGCACACTTTCCCGAATAGCGGGTGCTCCTCGTCAAACTCTGATACCGAGGCGGCAATATCGGTCGCCTTTAATCCCGTTTTTGTTTTGCGTTTTGTTGCAAGATCTATATTGTCCGCCGCTATCCTCTCTTTGATTCGCTCGTAAAGCGCAGCGGTTGCATTGCAATCTGCCTCCGCGCGATGCGCAGGTCTACTTGTGATTCCGAGGACATCCACCATAGTGGCGAGCCTATGATTAGGCATATTGGGGAATACTCGACGACCAAGTCTCATTGTGTCGATGAAATTATTATAGAATCCGCCAAGCCCAATTCGTTCTGCTTCGTCATATAAAAAATTGACATCAAAATTAATGTTATGCCCAACGAGAACGGCATCGCCAACGAATGCCAGCAGTGATGACAAAACCTCCTCAATGTCAGGTGCAATAGACACCATTTCATTTGTAATCCCAGTCAGTTCAACAATAAAATCATCAAGTTCACGATGCGGATTAACCAAACTCTTATAACTGTCTACACGCTCCCCGGAAACGAAACGCACCGCGCAAACCTCGATGATGGAATCCCATCGCGTATCAAGACCGGTTGTTTCTATGTCTATCACTACATATTTATCCACGCATGCAAGCATGCTCTCGCCTTTTTGTAATCTTAGTTTTGCCATATATCACCCCATTATTCCTCAAGAAGCGAATATGCTTTTGCAAGCAATTCTGCTTTTTTACGAGTATCGAGTTTTTCGCAAACCCTCAATAATTCCGCCTCTATTTCGGACAGCTCCCGCGTATGAGAACTATCATTCGTGATGGTCACCGTGCTATGGTTTATCCCTTGCACAATGTTGTTGCCTTGCGCGGCTGTTCCGCCGTAAAAGAAGGAAACATCCACGCCAAAATAATCGGCCACTGCTCTTACGATACCCGGCCGCGGATTTGCCCCGGCCTTCCAGCGCGTGACATTGCTTTGACTGCATCCCAACTCATTCGTGAGCTGCGTTACCGATATCCCCTTTTGATCGCATAGCATTTTTAGTTTTTCGTAGAACATAGGCGCCTCCAAGAAAAAATTGCGAAAAATGAGAACAAAAGGGTTGACAACGGCACTAAACGGTAGTACAATCAAGACAAATCGAGCCAACGCAAGGCAACGGCTTGAAAACACGCATTCGCTCCACTTTTCTTTTTTTAGTATATCACTAAAAGGAACTAAAAGCAAGTGGGGGGCGCTAAAAATCATTAAAAAGGGAGGGCGAAATGACAAAGTATTACACCTGCGAGGAAGTGGCCGAAATGTACAAGGTAGCAGTCAAAACAGTTTGGAAGTGGATCCGAGAGGGGAAACTGAAGGCCATTCGCATTGACCGCTACTACCGTGTTCGTCAAGAGGATATCGATGCCTTTGAGCATCGCGCTGTTTAACAAGGAGGACACTATGGCCAAGAAATCAACCGAAACAGCCGCCGGCATGGACATTGTAACGGTCAACGACCTGATGGAGCAACTGGGCGTGTGCTACAACACCGCCGCCGAAAAGATGGGCAACTACAAGCGCGCACTCCAAAAAGAGGGGCGCGACGTCAGCAACATGGCGGGGGCCATCACCATTGGCGACTACTGCCACGCTACCGGTATCACCGTGCCGGAGCTCATTCAATGGCGCGAGTATCAGCAACTACTGCGCGAACGCGAGCGCCAAAATCAAGACGCCATCGGCGTCAGGGCGCCATCGACAGGAGGTGCGACGTGAGGTATTGGGTGATAAAGAAACGCACCG
Protein-coding sequences here:
- a CDS encoding histidinol-phosphatase → MIRRDLHTHTTYSDGTASPAEMVEAALGKGLTEIGISDHSYTSFDESYCMRRVAVPAYVREIAALKTAYAGRITVRCGVEQDLYSDQSTAPFDYAIGSVHYLYACGRYWPLDESAEMLQYLCRTAFGGDFYALAEAYFAEVARFASRADVSIVGHFDLIAKFNEGGALFDETHPRYLAAAERSVDLLAAAGKTFEINTGAMARGLRTVPYPNAPLLAYIRRIGAPLVLSSDAHAPAFIAFAFDRFPDL
- a CDS encoding site-specific integrase; the encoded protein is MYYIKSTKFSTRKRTTKKGEVYDVVFRVVDERGVQHQKTLCGYETPKLAAKAYRQFVTTQCTEQPANLEVAKKRVLFDDAYRDYITYLTASTKESSLVTVEGAMRNFVLPAFAGRALDSITEGDLYRWQDGMLARRKSNGQLYARGYVLRIQKRFKTFFAWAALRYNARNPFARVTMPRTVQKSLAGPKIEFWERDEFMQFIDVVDDDVYRALFTLLFYTGIRKGEAFALRPEDYDGSSLRINKTVTTKTTDDAAWKVTSNKTETDHTIPLADPARRALDEYITKVAPEGPFLFGGARPLPAETVRRKFARYTAAAGVKAIKIHGLRHSFVSMCIHVGGNYTVIASLIGDTPEQVLKTYGHMWASDKDAIIKLLD
- a CDS encoding helix-turn-helix transcriptional regulator produces the protein MFYEKLKMLCDQKGISVTQLTNELGCSQSNVTRWKAGANPRPGIVRAVADYFGVDVSFFYGGTAAQGNNIVQGINHSTVTITNDSSHTRELSEIEAELLRVCEKLDTRKKAELLAKAYSLLEE
- a CDS encoding helix-turn-helix domain-containing protein, translated to MTKYYTCEEVAEMYKVAVKTVWKWIREGKLKAIRIDRYYRVRQEDIDAFEHRAV